From Malaya genurostris strain Urasoe2022 chromosome 2, Malgen_1.1, whole genome shotgun sequence:
TTTGCAAGATAGCATGCGGTACTTTTATACtcttttgcatgaacatttatctatgagaaagctcttgtCACAGTGGCTACCGCAGTTGTTCAAGGTGAACCAAAGACGACAAGGTCAACCATGGCGAAAGTGCGTTAATTGGACTTCGAGGTTGCTGCCGTACCATCAAAATTCACCGGAAATGGCCCCCAGCAGCCAAAACCTGTCAGAAGGCCtcaaaaatgtttctaagaagGAGATTTTACTTCTACGAGGAAGTCTTCGCTGACACAAACGCTTATTTCAAAACACAAAAGATACATCGGTCTACATTCAATGCAATACAAAGGTATTGCATTGAACACTGTTGAGTTTTGTCAATAATGTGATTTCCTTTGTTAAACCCGAGATTTATTGATCCACGTGTTATAAGTCTCATAATTCACCTGTTGACCATAAAGAGTTGAGATAGCGCACAGTAGTGGGCTTTGGGGGACCAGTTTGCGAATCACTGGATTGTATGATATGCGATTATTGAACTCGATTCTGAAACCATCCAAAAATCCCAATCTACCTTTCCATGAACGCTTGCATGCATCCCTGTTTGAAGTGCGTCTGACTTTGACGAGTTGCCATGTCAACAAATGAAATCCAATGAGTAACCATACCGCATAGTTTGCTCATTAGCCGTCTGAAAGTTCAATGCAATATGCCTATGGCTATTGGCTGTGAAGCAGGAAACGAATAACATTTTGGGGAAACTTCCGGGAAAAGTAACGCAAGAGATCATTCATCAGAAAATGGAGCTGCAGGATCATTCAGCAGGAATAGTCAATAAAAAAAGCAAGCACGTTTCAGTTTTCACTCAATAACTTTTCTCTCGTCATCTTTATTCATGCCCGAAGCCAACGGCTCGGGCTAAACCTTATGAGCTATCTGGGTACGTACAAGTGTATTGAAGAGGAATTCCCTTGAGGACTACGTGGGTGTGTATTTATGTTGGGTGGTCGCACATTTCATTAGTAATTTGGTGCCGCAATCGTTTCTGCTCGAACTCGAAAGTGTGCTTCAAACGATTTGACCACCCCCTCAACTAGTTTGGATCTATTGGTTTGCAAGCAGGTTTTCCTGTTTTCACAACTAATCATATTTGGTTTTACAGAGTTTCGTTGAATAGCCTTATCTAAATAAACTCTAGCCTTGTTCAGTGTTCTAAAACCTAGTCCATTCTTTGGCATGCAGCGCTTcctttcaaaacaaacatcgtaTTTTTATCGGATGTACTTGAATTCCTTAATGCTTACTTTACAAGATTCGATTCTGGCTAGCATAATCACTATCCTATCATAAATttagtttgattgaaaaaaaaaacattatatcCGCGTTGAGAAGTGTCGCAGTTTTGGCTTGAATTACATATTCTATGATTGCTTTCGGTCGAGATTGAAGAAGGCAAAATACTATACATACAAAATGTTGCAGTAGCAGCAGAAAAAAACAAACTTCAAATAAAATCGATATAATAACATTAATAACGTTGACTAggatgatatataatatatacgaATATACGCGTTatcttttgttttcgatttcgggtGCGCGAAAGGTTCTGCTTTGTCCCAGGCAGCTTTGCGGAAATTTTCTACTTCACGGATCAAATCCTTTTTGATAGCTCGCACGCTTGACTTTGGTGATTCGTCCCAGCAGATTGTATTTCAGATGTAGATGAAATTCCCCACTCCCTTCATAGGATCTGTGATGACAGCCTCGCCAACAATGTTGTTTCGGGTCATGTTACAGTTGAGAGAGTTCGAGCCATCCGTGCTGCCGTTGAATCGTTCAATGTCTACCAGTTTCTTGTCGATTCCTAGTGACGAAAAGGAGTTACACACGGTTCGTATCTCTCGGATGTTGTACACGGGATTATACGAAGGCACATTCGGAGCGGTCAGCACCGATGGTAACAGAGAAGCTTTGGAAGGACGTGGTGGAGCTTGCGGAAAGCGGTCAAGGTTTTTGCCTTTTATAGCTGGAGGTGGCACTGTATCTTCCGTGGAATCCCTTCGCTGCGAATGGGCACAGGATTCCTGATTAGTGGATTTACACTGAAGACAGCTCGTTCGGGTATCGTTGTTGTTATCTTCTTTTTCACTGTCGGTTCGGCTAGGCGGAGAGGAGGTGGACGAACAGGACGATGATGTGCATTCCCGCAGTGCTAGACTTTTGGGTTCCTTCAGGTTATTCAGGGAAGAAACTCCATCGACGATGTCGGAGATGAGCGTATTCGTTGGAGTCGTTACGGCACTTAGCGGGAAGGTTGACGAGTGCAGCGATAGTCGATTATTCAGTCCAGGACTGATGATGAAGTGTTTCGATTCGGAAATGGGCGCCAACATCTGCCGTCGCCGAGGATAGTTCGGATTTCTTCGTACCAAAAAGTGCATGATTTCGTTTTTCTGCTGACGCTGGAGCTGTGTTTTCAACGGCAAATCGTCCGGGTGTAACTTGCGCTGGTATTCCTGTCCGGGGCAGACTTCATACAGGCTGAACTGTTCGACCGGTTCGAGCGAATTGTAGCAGGACAGCAGCAGTGCCAGCAGTTCGTCCGAGGTGGTTTCCTCCGAAATGAGTAGTGACTTGTACTGCGAGTTCGGCTGGAGAGCTGACGTGTGTACCCGGATCAGACCGCCAGGTTTTTGCTGCAGGCAAAATCTGTAAATAGAAGAGAAAAAGAattaataatttgaattttattggGTTGATTCCTATAACTAAATTTACTGAGTGAATATTTGATTACTGGTACAGGGATTGAATTTACATAGCTTTTGTAACTTATTTTTCATCACAGATGTATTTATTCTTAATACTACcgtcacagaaaaaaaactattaattcaCAGACTGACATAGGAAAAGTGCCAGCGAAGAAATCGTTCGTCGCGAAACTCGACTATTTAGTAAACAATCTGTCAGTCAGCGCAAAAACAACGAAAATGCAATTAAAATCCCGCAAATCCTTGTAATCAAATATACACCGAGTCTGAGTCCAAGCGCAGATGCAAATAGGTTCAGAGAGAAAACGGTTGACggggagaaaaaaaaagaaagttcaGCACAGAATCCACCCTACCTGGAGTCGCCCTTGGGATGGCAAGCTTGCAGCAGTGCCGGCCGTGCTTCGTCGTCCAGTTCCAGCACCGATTTTACGCCCGGTCGCCGGACCGTGACCTCCATCGTGAGGTAGAACAACCGCGGATCACGGTGTCGCATTTTGCATCTGTGGAGAAGAGGAAAAAAACAACGTTATTGAAAAATAATCCTGCGAAAGTTGGTTGAAACAAAGGAAAcgataaagaagaaaaaaaaaccggtgTCGATTTGCTGGGACGGGGTTTTCACTTCAGTGAAAAGATGGCATTCTGTTTGGTTAGTGGGAGTAGCGTGTAATATGGAACAGATGATGTTTTGAAAGTAAGATTCTAGTGCCGTTGCTTCGCGAGTGTcgattcaattttgaaattttggagGGTCCCTTATTTTTTAAGTCACTCGAAAAACGTTGTTTTACTACAGTATAACGACAATTGGCTTACAAACATTTTATGCTTTAACTCTTCTTGAACTGATGGATGTAAATAAACTACGTATTCCTGAAGGCTTCTTCAATTTTCTTACTGTTGGTTGGTTTCTAGAATCTCTTGCATAAACTTAAATGTATGGAATCGTCTAAATTAGTTGTAATTAGTTCAAATATATGTGCTTTATCGCAGtaattttaaaatgtaaaatttggAATACTTCTGtcataccgaaaaaaaaaaattcgaacagAACACGATGTGTTTAAAAGCTATTCTCTGAGCTAATTTACTGCATAGAGATTCTGATAATAGTGGAAAGATGTGGGAAGGAGCGGAGATGAACGTGGGGCAAGGACAGTTACCCAAAAAACAAACACAATATAAACATGTAACTCACCTTCTAAGCAATTGCTGAACGACACTCTTGCTGGTCGCATCGTACGAGATCCCGAGAgttttatattcaatatcctgacGAAGGCAAGCCGTGTAGATTTTGATGGTGGTCTGAAAAATTAGAGAAACGAAAATCTTGTTAAGTGCGCtggaataaaatttaataactgAAATAAACGATCAGTCACGCAAAATTGTTAGATCATGGTAATCGAACATGGCAACAATTCTCACTTGGCTAGAGTGCATTGATTTAAATAGACGTGTCGCTACAGGCTCGGTGACAGAAACAAAGTACAATGAAGACATTAAATATACCATAAAGATCAATTGTTATTGATTCAAGAAAGACCAGCACTCGAACTTCAGTAAGCTAAATCGAAACAATATTGTAGCAAAAATGTGCCTCGACTTAAACAAGGTACAAGAAGTGCAGTTGAACAAATCGAATAATGCTACATATAAACAGTTTCTGAAAGAACATGAAGCGAAGGTAGCCGAAAAAGTTCACTGTGTTGAACATAAAAATGTGAAGAATTGCATATCCGTGTCTGTTGAGGACAATGCTATTGATATGAATGTAGCTATATTCATAAACACACGGAGCAGTACGTAGAGGTTCTTCCCATCGTAAGGCAAGTGTGGAGAAACTTTTTATCTAGCGTACGAACTGGTATTCATGTATGTTTCGTCTttcactcatcagtgcataacagtttatattgaactgttatgtcacctagcagttcaacacaaACCGTTAAGCAGCCATGAAGTTTCTGCTAATTGCAGAACACTTTTATTTTGCAGCAAAGTGCGCCGTATATACTGAAGTTCCGAACAAAAACTTCTTCTTATTTGATTATCGAAAGTCGAAGATTGAAATCGCAGATCAGGGATTGCAACAAAACATacaaaaaccctgttttaatccagctGCACCGGAGGTCTGGTTTCTTCAACACAATTGAAAACATGTGCTCATGAGTGCTTGGTGCCGATGAATTCGGTTTgtgttttgaaaacgttgtaTGTTTTCATTATCCTGTACAAGCTATACTAAATTGAACAAAACTCACTGCATGCTTCGTTCGCAAAGGCGGCGGGGTTttattcttccgtaccagctcaTACCGATGCGtatcggttttgcatcgtcattttgtatgatggtttgaaaattttgacactcatcgccctaaaatttcggaaccggtagtcggatctagatgaaattgcacagtatgtttTTAGATCAGGAGAGCTTCTAttcgaatcaagatttgtgaaaatcgatttatccgttgctgagaaatcggagtGAGTTCCGTGTTTGGAGTTATTTCACTAAAAATAAGTTAGCGACCACAGGTAGGCGCTAGGGAtcagtttgggaatcactggaCTAAACTAATGTCGATTTTGCTTGTAGCCAAAACTGAAACTGTATATTTAATGTAACGCTTAGTTTGGCTTTTGaagtattttgaaaaataaaaaaaaaactgtatagTAACATTATATTTAATTTCTTGCTCCAAATATTTGCacgaaaaaatctgtaaattcacaaaatattgtgATCTGTTTATGCAACAAGACGATACAAGCTTTCGTACAAGTTATGCGTACAAGTTGCTGTTGGATACTAGGAAAACCAATCCATTGTTTAATGTTTGCTAAAATAAGTCTAAAACGGGTGTCAATCAACGAGTCAGCTCCTTAGATTCAGCAGGTCGgtaaaatatatcaaaaataTATGAGTATATATAAAAGGATTATGCTAAGTTACCCACTTGAACACAATGAAACGAGCAGTAGAGTATGAATTCATTGCTCAGTCCGTCTTTGAGATAATGTGGGAGGGAtcttggaaaaagaagccagttgtctggtcctatcCTAGCCAACGAATTTTTGTAGTAGTCGAaggaaaatgagaaaaaatgttACAACTGGTGAAGAAGTCAGATCAATCGATcaacctttaaaaaaaatctcaaccTTTGATACAGTAAAAACTTTCGAAAATGATATGGTCTGATAAATTTCAAGAAAAGATACATGCCGTAtagttttacctatttttatatatatatatataaaaaataggtatagaattcgctcaaacttcagaaaatttttccgaggcccggagggccgtatgacatataccaatcgattcagctcgacgaactgagcaaatgtctgtgtgtgtgtgtgtgtgtgtgtgtgtgtgtgtgtgtgtgtgtgtgtgtgtgtgtgtgtgtgtgtgtgtgtgtgtgtgtgtgtgtgtgtgtgtgtgtgtgtgtgtgtgtgtgtgtgtctgtatgtgtgttgtcaactaagaggtcgagatctcagagatggctgaaccgattttgatcaaactagtcgcaaatgaaaggtctccccgtcactcaaatcgctattgaatggttttgagatcggatgtttactttttgagttatacgaagttttatgtcaaaattttcagttttttgacagtatctgtcacaattgaccttgaaaacagaatatgttttcagacttagatttcgcacggtaatacctaaccaacaagccatagattgttaaaatccgtccattttcaacggagatatcgaaatttttctgtaagcgactcttccccctattccagcagtaagagttttgagcgctgtatgacaaagaaatgcttgggagcaacggaaaacatgattttttatactgttacatacaattatttctaagtaccaaaaggattgtgtacagcatcctttttcatgacatttagcctcggaccgattttggcacggctcgtttttggcaacataatcgttcgaatatgacatatataaaccagatgatggcagaattttttctaattattttgttttaaactacttacagcaataaatgctggaacaacataacatccatacaccattcgaatcagttcgtcgagatcagcaaatgcgtgtgtgacaaataatttcacttaattttctcggaaaatttcttttctacaaattcagattcatacgaaaagtcgtatgctcccaaacaaagttcctgcattatgtttggttccgacctctggttctggaactacaggatgatatgtgaaacgaaatcaaaattgtgtaactcatttttctcgtagatggctgaaccgatctaagattcaaatgaaatctaagaatcatctaagattcaaatgaaaagtttcaaggttctataaaacatcttgcttttcagtcagaatagtataaaaatgtctattccacataaattaatcaggtttatcgggttagcagatttggatagtcgataaaaaaattaacttttttcagttttagtggtattcagttgtcgatcagaaggcacctaaaaatttaattcgtgctatgatctctcaaagatgtcttaactgattttcaaatattttgaaacaaatgtaaactataccgctactcaggtgaatttatctgacttcggccataccgctttaagaattccggttccagtataaaatcgtttctcaaagctcaaacgttttctcaaaaaaagcctaatcaaatttcagaaacaaaaattcaaattaaaacaaacttatatacaaaaattaatgaattttatccaattatgacttccggttctcgaattacatgatgatgaatttttaaaattcaaacgatatagaagatgacaatcccgaaaagcttcaaagttggactcaaaattgttgtaatttattcgtcatatggccatacgaatcggtttgggttatgctggttcctgaataccggctctggaagtaccttaaattaccgtaatttctagagtggaacttacatatcatggcatgtttaatcgattatcacacttctagattcaaattcgatccgatttgcagtttcgacattacagagtaatgagtgattaaaatctcaaattgtcgcttaaaacgacggtcattaaaataatgtcatgaaaacttaaacaccgaagaatattcatgcaaaaaacacatgcggattgataaaaataggtatcatctcactgctaggtggattaaacacgtttttttcgtCAATTCGGAGCACGCCTTATAAATTCACAGGAGCATTATGTTGCATTAGGATACTTCGTTACATTACAGCAACTTAAAACGAATTCAGAACGCGAAAGATTACCAAAAACCTTAAAAGACAGTTTTTTAAAAATCGTTATTCATGATTAGAAAGTTCATCTGTCTGACGTCTATAATACCGAGTAAATCCTCAACTACTTATGAACAATTCTTATTTTACACGATTGTACCGTTGAAAAGAAAAACGGATAGTTCTAAATCCGGTAGGAGTTGAATAATATCCTCAAGTGTCATAATTCGTGCCaaaaatttcatcatttcaCAGAAAGTAAAAAGTATCTATTAATTTACTACTTTTTACTCAATTCTAAGCTGTTTGGAATCTTTTCTTCCATTCGCTGgttccattgttgtcaaaacaCAAATATAAAAACCACACAAAGGTAAGAGTTAAGCTAAAATTGAGTAAAACGCTTCCAAACTCTCGATTCTTAAATTTGAAAGCGTTTTACTCAGTTTTAGTGTAACTTTTATCGTTGTGTGGTTTTTATATTTGTGTTTTGGCAACAatggaatgaatgaatgaagaaAAAGATTCAGAACGATTTAGAATTGAGTAAAAAGTAGTGAATTAATAGGTACTTTTTATTTTctgtgaagatgaaatttttggTCTGAGTTATGAcatttgagtttattttccAACTCCTATCGGATTCATAACTATCAGTTTTGCTTTTCTATGGCTCGATTGTGTGAAAAAAGAAGTGTTCATAACTAATATAACTTACTGTTACTATTGAGTAAGTTTTCAGTATATTGTAAGAAGATAACGGCTCcctgtttcatctcatttgtatggACTTTACCAAAAAAACCCGATTTAgctactaaaatcactataactattacatatttctgcttaattcgccttgctccacattcagAACTGATTAACATTTTTTGGaaattgaactgatattcaataaACAACTAAAAACCTTTATGATATGTTTATAATTTCATcttaatggatttttattcatcctatcgttggtcctttatgcATTCTATTAATCAGCTTAAAACCAAAATAtagtaattaaaacaaaatattacactattgcactctcaggttcaaaatatcAGAATTCTTCTCAAAAGGGCCGAACACCAACTGTAAGACAACATACGATATTTTCGAAACCAGTTTGGAATAGAGTTTTATAAATTATTGGgtcgttttcgtttcctttcgTTTTACATTCGAAATTTTACTGTAGGTAAAATTTGGATTggcttttttaaaaatatgaaaatattagATGCACTGCCGATGAAacatacacggaaccgcaaaacaacctaattttaagtacattccgcCCATTTTGGGGGTTCTGTTCAGTAACCTAATTATAGGttaagtggctctaggtagtttccgtaaggcacgtgcaaaaatgagttatatctactcaatggTTAGTTATATTtgctctacagttgagtcgtattgattCAATATAAGGTTgatacggtttttttttattttagcttattgaacgaaactctcgctgttgggtggttttgctctttgtattttgacaacaacgcaaggagcgaatgaaagaaaaaggttcgaaagaactcaaaattaagtaaaaaagaagtcaaataataggtagtttttattttccgtgtacacacacttaacagcgttatgttgacatatatcggaatgacaccagtgctactagatttgccctaATGGCTATTTATTTAGTGTTTAACACGCACTCTCTAGATATTTGAAGACGAAACAgtttaattgaaacatcaatatcaataatataattaaactaatgtcatcgATATCAAAACCAAACCTTGTTGATGGTAATtgaaagaagaaagaaaatttgtttttcataGCTTTCAAGTGACttaagcgcaatcaagtgactTAAGGATTACTTTTCATctcatagttttgaagatttttattaCTCAGCGGGTAATTTTAGAAGTGTTCAATCGTTATTTgaacaagtgaaaagtgaacattactaatcagTCATCTAATATTGAATAGTGGTATAATTTTGAGAAATGGTATTCAGTTTTGACAAAGATCATGCGATCAGAAACATAACGAACTGTaaaacttgagacgaaaatgattcctaaattgaaaagtaaatttgttttttaatggaaaaAAAGATCGCTAAAGGATTTAAAACCACTTTTTaatggaaaagtgtgacaaaaacttaaataaacattttaaaaacattccacagttttgttctgGTACGTTGAAAGATATCTCGATGAACatggtcccaagtgcaaatgactttTCACTTAGTCTCTTTCAATTGTTACAGCAAATTCCAGCAATTTCCAATAAATTCTACAGTACATATCGAAAGTTGGTGGTTTTGGTtattatcctatgtgaagtgttagatgggaAGGATTGTTGATTGGACCGtgatactcgaaagagaaagtatacgaagagaaactgtcatttgtacTTGGGATCTTTTCTTATGTTCGTCTTCATATGATTGAAGAActcagatgaaatagagagCCTCTGTTACTCTGTTCTAGTGTAATTTCATCAATCATAATTTATCCGTTTCACTTGAAGCAAAACCCATCCCAGTTTCGACCCCAACTACTGTCAAATGTatggatttgacagcagttggggTTGGAACTGGATTAGTTTTT
This genomic window contains:
- the LOC131428264 gene encoding uncharacterized protein LOC131428264; the protein is MLKHVQISPMRGRSDSLSMRSSTSCASSLCGSPEPPGDQLRSHSRASSYSSLNETIPQTTIKIYTACLRQDIEYKTLGISYDATSKSVVQQLLRRCKMRHRDPRLFYLTMEVTVRRPGVKSVLELDDEARPALLQACHPKGDSRFCLQQKPGGLIRVHTSALQPNSQYKSLLISEETTSDELLALLLSCYNSLEPVEQFSLYEVCPGQEYQRKLHPDDLPLKTQLQRQQKNEIMHFLVRRNPNYPRRRQMLAPISESKHFIISPGLNNRLSLHSSTFPLSAVTTPTNTLISDIVDGVSSLNNLKEPKSLALRECTSSSCSSTSSPPSRTDSEKEDNNNDTRTSCLQCKSTNQESCAHSQRRDSTEDTVPPPAIKGKNLDRFPQAPPRPSKASLLPSVLTAPNVPSYNPVYNIREIRTVCNSFSSLGIDKKLVDIERFNGSTDGSNSLNCNMTRNNIVGEAVITDPMKGVGNFIYI